From one Coffea eugenioides isolate CCC68of chromosome 11, Ceug_1.0, whole genome shotgun sequence genomic stretch:
- the LOC113753066 gene encoding uncharacterized protein LOC113753066 isoform X2 — MSDQSALMPIKALEGIHGVQLVPNSPFTFEVIKHEDLQQSTCESLTVGTSQQLILQRAWRQRPPCLRPIHSCASGDKTIVERIANVLTSLPFIALGLQTPRKNLNCKLYANSLIGVGLASSLYHASRGKLRKYLRWADYTMIATTTVCLSRALHAENPKLLMAASAVFLPIQPLMVSAVHTGMMEHYSGCGSPIVELQKTISSS, encoded by the exons ATGAGTGACCAAAGTGCATTAATGCCTATCAAAGCCTTGGAGGGTATACACGGAGTACAACTGGTTCCTAATTCACCATTtacatttgaagtgataaaacaTGAGGATTTACAGCAGTCAACCTGCGAAAGTTTGACTGTTGGGACTAGCCAACAGCTAATATTGCA GAGAGCATGGCGGCAAAGGCCTCCTTGTCTTAGGCCTATTCACTCTTGCGCATCTG GTGATAAGACTATTGTAGAGAGGATAGCTAATGTGCTTACATCACTTCCTTTTATTGCTCTTGGACTTCAGACACCAAG GAAGAATCTAAACTGTAAACTTTATGCCAATTCCTTAATTGGAGTAGGGCTTGCCTCCAGCTTGTACCATGCTTCGAGAGGAAAACTAAGGAAATATCTGAGATGGGCTGACTACACAATGATAGCCACAACAACAGTG TGTTTGTCAAGGGCACTGCACGCTGAGAACCCAAAGTTGCTCATGGCAGCCTCTGCTGTATTCCTGCCAATCCAGCCTTTGATGGTTTCTGCAGTACATACTGGGATGATGGAG CACTATTCAGGTTGTGGATCACCGATTGTGGAACTGCAGAAAACTATTTCAAGCAGTTGA
- the LOC113753066 gene encoding uncharacterized protein LOC113753066 isoform X1 produces the protein MSDQSALMPIKALEGIHGVQLVPNSPFTFEVIKHEDLQQSTCESLTVGTSQQLILQRAWRQRPPCLRPIHSCASGDKTIVERIANVLTSLPFIALGLQTPRKNLNCKLYANSLIGVGLASSLYHASRGKLRKYLRWADYTMIATTTVCLSRALHAENPKLLMAASAVFLPIQPLMVSAVHTGMMEVAFAKRAFQDPELRMAHNVHKMSSLLGGALFIADDVFPETPFLHAGWHLAAAVGVGTCNKLLEQLQN, from the exons ATGAGTGACCAAAGTGCATTAATGCCTATCAAAGCCTTGGAGGGTATACACGGAGTACAACTGGTTCCTAATTCACCATTtacatttgaagtgataaaacaTGAGGATTTACAGCAGTCAACCTGCGAAAGTTTGACTGTTGGGACTAGCCAACAGCTAATATTGCA GAGAGCATGGCGGCAAAGGCCTCCTTGTCTTAGGCCTATTCACTCTTGCGCATCTG GTGATAAGACTATTGTAGAGAGGATAGCTAATGTGCTTACATCACTTCCTTTTATTGCTCTTGGACTTCAGACACCAAG GAAGAATCTAAACTGTAAACTTTATGCCAATTCCTTAATTGGAGTAGGGCTTGCCTCCAGCTTGTACCATGCTTCGAGAGGAAAACTAAGGAAATATCTGAGATGGGCTGACTACACAATGATAGCCACAACAACAGTG TGTTTGTCAAGGGCACTGCACGCTGAGAACCCAAAGTTGCTCATGGCAGCCTCTGCTGTATTCCTGCCAATCCAGCCTTTGATGGTTTCTGCAGTACATACTGGGATGATGGAG GTTGCTTTTGCAAAAAGAGCATTTCAAGATCCAGAACTGAGGATGGCACACAATGTACATAAGATGTCATCACTTTTGGGGGGTGCACTTTTCATTGCTGATGATGTCTTCCCTGAAACTCCCTTCCTTCATGCTGGTTGGCATCTAGCTGCTGCTGTTGGAGTTGGCACTTGTAACAAGCTTTTAGAGCAACTTCAGAATTAA
- the LOC113753065 gene encoding WUSCHEL-related homeobox 1 isoform X2, with translation MWLKNCEDSVKESRYDALYNQRIRHIFPKSNSSMSNCAPCCLIPSNYSSHIGNGIGFPMNYHQTCVNHDEESKDENHMEPIVSSRWNPTPEQLMALEEMYRRGVRTPSAEEIKLIAAKLRQFGKIEGKNVFYWFQNHKARERQKRRRQPDSNSSKNATDVETLDAKETGFSCKALEGEHNKKLVTTIPAYSSTSKESVSMQRSMVTESGTDGWTHLDERELQKRSERKIAKGATSLMDMSCMAPNSDLLNTITAPSTLESSGENQQITALNSSVVSPSCGEDMINYKDGRRNHHTLQLFPLRSDDHCSIKASETEFKELRTTISSKLPPKQFYEFL, from the exons ATGTGGTTGAAAAATTGTGAGGATAGTGTCAAGGAATCTAGATATGATGCATTATACAATCAGCGAATTCGCCATATCTTCCCAAAATCTAATTCTTCAATGAGCAATTGTGCTCCATGTTGCTTGATACCATCTAATTACTCCAGTCACATTGGCAACGGGATTGGATTTCCCATGAACTACCATCAAA CTTGCGTTAATCATGATGAAGAAAGTAAAGATGAGAACCACATGGAACCCATAGTGAGTTCAAGGTGGAATCCAACACCGGAGCAGCTAATGGCCTTAGAGGAAATGTATCGACGCGGAGTAAGAACTCCCTCAGCTGAAGAGATCAAGCTCATTGCTGCAAAGCTTCGCCAGTTTGGTAAGATTGAAGGGAAGAATGTGTTCTATTGGTTTCAAAACCACAAAGCAAGAGAACGACAGAAAAGACGTCGCCAACCGGACTCAAATTCTAGCAAAAATGCAACTGACGTTGAAACCCTAGATGCAAAAGAGACAG GATTTAGCTGCAAAGCTTTGGAAGGTGAACACAATAAGAAGTTGGTTACTACAATTCCAGCATACAGTTCAACTTCAAAG GAGTCTGTATCAATGCAAAGATCAATGGTAACAGAAAGTGGAACAGATGGATGGACTCATTTGGATGAGAGAGAACTGCAGAAGAGGAGCGAAAGGAAAATAGCAAAGGGTGCAACTTCCCTGATGGATATGTCTTGTATGGCTCCCAACTCTGACCTATTAAACACCATAACTGCACCTTCCACACTTGAATCTTCAGGGGAAAATCAGCAGATAACTGCATTAAATTCCAGCGTAGTTTCCCCATCCTGCGGTGAAGATATGATCAACTATAAAGATGGAAGAAGAAACCATCACACACTTCAGCTATTTCCACTGAGAAGCGACGATCATTGCTCCATTAAAGCATCAGAGACAGAGTTTAAAGAGCTTAGGACAACGATAAGTTCCAAACTTCCTCCAAAACAGTTCTATGAGTTCCTCTAG
- the LOC113753065 gene encoding protein WUSCHEL isoform X1, translated as MWLKNCEDSVKESRYDALYNQRIRHIFPKSNSSMSNCAPCCLIPSNYSSHIGNGIGFPMNYHQSMSQFFVSFSSVLLICVMSYECLVACVNHDEESKDENHMEPIVSSRWNPTPEQLMALEEMYRRGVRTPSAEEIKLIAAKLRQFGKIEGKNVFYWFQNHKARERQKRRRQPDSNSSKNATDVETLDAKETGFSCKALEGEHNKKLVTTIPAYSSTSKESVSMQRSMVTESGTDGWTHLDERELQKRSERKIAKGATSLMDMSCMAPNSDLLNTITAPSTLESSGENQQITALNSSVVSPSCGEDMINYKDGRRNHHTLQLFPLRSDDHCSIKASETEFKELRTTISSKLPPKQFYEFL; from the exons ATGTGGTTGAAAAATTGTGAGGATAGTGTCAAGGAATCTAGATATGATGCATTATACAATCAGCGAATTCGCCATATCTTCCCAAAATCTAATTCTTCAATGAGCAATTGTGCTCCATGTTGCTTGATACCATCTAATTACTCCAGTCACATTGGCAACGGGATTGGATTTCCCATGAACTACCATCAAAGTATGTCACAATTTTTTGTTagtttttcttctgttttactTATTTGTGTGATGAGTTATGAATGTCTTGTAGCTTGCGTTAATCATGATGAAGAAAGTAAAGATGAGAACCACATGGAACCCATAGTGAGTTCAAGGTGGAATCCAACACCGGAGCAGCTAATGGCCTTAGAGGAAATGTATCGACGCGGAGTAAGAACTCCCTCAGCTGAAGAGATCAAGCTCATTGCTGCAAAGCTTCGCCAGTTTGGTAAGATTGAAGGGAAGAATGTGTTCTATTGGTTTCAAAACCACAAAGCAAGAGAACGACAGAAAAGACGTCGCCAACCGGACTCAAATTCTAGCAAAAATGCAACTGACGTTGAAACCCTAGATGCAAAAGAGACAG GATTTAGCTGCAAAGCTTTGGAAGGTGAACACAATAAGAAGTTGGTTACTACAATTCCAGCATACAGTTCAACTTCAAAG GAGTCTGTATCAATGCAAAGATCAATGGTAACAGAAAGTGGAACAGATGGATGGACTCATTTGGATGAGAGAGAACTGCAGAAGAGGAGCGAAAGGAAAATAGCAAAGGGTGCAACTTCCCTGATGGATATGTCTTGTATGGCTCCCAACTCTGACCTATTAAACACCATAACTGCACCTTCCACACTTGAATCTTCAGGGGAAAATCAGCAGATAACTGCATTAAATTCCAGCGTAGTTTCCCCATCCTGCGGTGAAGATATGATCAACTATAAAGATGGAAGAAGAAACCATCACACACTTCAGCTATTTCCACTGAGAAGCGACGATCATTGCTCCATTAAAGCATCAGAGACAGAGTTTAAAGAGCTTAGGACAACGATAAGTTCCAAACTTCCTCCAAAACAGTTCTATGAGTTCCTCTAG